A part of Streptomyces sp. DSM 40750 genomic DNA contains:
- a CDS encoding class I SAM-dependent methyltransferase → MTRSPYATEPEPPSLRGEILAYYEQGKEDARLRQGTGRLEFWRTQDILRRLLPEAPARVLDVGGGTGIHAEWLARDGYEVEVVDPVPTHVERSGRLPGVTARLGDARALPAEDTAYDVVLLLGPLYHLPERPDRVRALTEARRAVRPGGVVVAATINRFAGLHDTLLQGNYFIPERRKRVDAVSRDGRHRYAPEDPHFTTAYFADPAEVPGEFTEAGLEHEGQYGVEGVAWLLGGVEEWLDDPERREAVLAATRRIESEPSLLGAGGHVLTAGRRP, encoded by the coding sequence ATGACCCGGTCACCGTATGCCACCGAACCCGAACCCCCCTCCCTGCGCGGGGAGATCCTCGCCTACTACGAGCAGGGGAAGGAGGACGCCCGCCTCCGACAGGGCACCGGACGGCTGGAGTTCTGGCGCACCCAGGACATCCTGCGGCGGCTCCTGCCCGAGGCTCCCGCGCGTGTGCTCGACGTCGGCGGTGGCACGGGGATCCACGCCGAGTGGCTGGCGCGGGACGGGTACGAGGTCGAGGTCGTCGACCCCGTGCCGACGCACGTGGAACGGTCCGGGCGGCTGCCCGGGGTCACCGCCCGACTCGGGGACGCCCGCGCGCTGCCGGCCGAGGACACCGCGTACGACGTCGTGCTCCTCCTCGGGCCGCTCTACCATCTGCCCGAACGCCCGGACCGGGTAAGGGCCCTGACCGAGGCCCGTCGGGCCGTGCGCCCGGGTGGTGTGGTGGTCGCGGCCACGATCAACCGGTTCGCGGGGCTCCACGACACCCTCCTGCAAGGGAACTACTTCATCCCGGAGCGCCGTAAGCGCGTCGACGCCGTCTCGAGGGATGGCCGGCACCGGTATGCGCCGGAGGACCCGCACTTCACCACGGCCTATTTCGCCGACCCGGCCGAGGTGCCGGGCGAGTTCACCGAGGCCGGGCTCGAGCACGAGGGGCAGTACGGCGTCGAGGGCGTCGCCTGGCTGCTGGGCGGCGTGGAGGAGTGGCTGGACGACCCGGAGCGCCGCGAGGCCGTGCTGGCGGCGACCCGGCGGATCGAGTCGGAGCCGTCGCTGTTGGGCGCGGGCGGGCATGTGCTGACGGCGGGCCGGCGTCCTTGA
- a CDS encoding NCS1 family nucleobase:cation symporter-1, producing the protein MTETVPTGSPIAQSADLSGRIELAPGAFPADSPFANEDLRPVPVSERKWTTYNFAALWISMAHCIPSWTLASGLVALGMDWKQAVFTIALANIIVLLPMLATGHAGPKYGIPFPVLARASFGLRGANIPALIRAAVACGWFGIQTWIGGSGIFALGSKLTGGEWEKAGLVFGNPWPLWLCFVLFWALQIAIIYRGMDFLRHFENWAAPFVIVGALVLLIWIAVKADGFGALLDQPSKLGWGPDFWPVFFPSLMGMIGFWATLSLNIPDFTRFGASQKAQTWGQSLGLPTTMTLFAVLAVLVTSGSEVVYGEAIWDPVTLAAKADNVFGLLFALITVLVATISVNIAANVVSPAYDLANLAPKLINFRTGALITGVVGILIFPWKLISTPEFYIFTWLGVVGGLLGTVAGILIADYWIIRRTVLHLVDLYTPGGRYWYSNGWNWRAIVAFVVGGVLAVGGSYSTVSADGVSSGPFPADGIIPFLKPLADYGWAVGLGASMLLYVALMAGHKEPETTP; encoded by the coding sequence ATGACCGAAACAGTCCCCACGGGGTCGCCGATAGCCCAGTCCGCCGACTTGTCCGGCCGGATCGAGCTGGCTCCCGGGGCCTTCCCCGCCGACAGCCCCTTCGCCAACGAGGACCTGCGTCCCGTACCCGTCTCCGAGCGCAAGTGGACGACGTACAACTTCGCGGCGCTGTGGATCTCCATGGCCCACTGCATCCCCAGCTGGACCCTGGCCTCCGGCCTGGTCGCCCTCGGCATGGACTGGAAGCAGGCCGTCTTCACCATCGCCCTGGCCAACATCATCGTGCTGCTGCCGATGCTGGCCACCGGGCACGCAGGACCCAAGTACGGCATCCCCTTCCCCGTCCTGGCCCGCGCCTCCTTCGGTCTGCGCGGCGCCAACATCCCGGCGCTGATCCGCGCGGCCGTGGCCTGTGGCTGGTTCGGCATCCAGACCTGGATCGGCGGCAGCGGCATCTTCGCCCTGGGCTCCAAGCTCACCGGCGGTGAGTGGGAGAAGGCCGGACTGGTCTTCGGCAACCCATGGCCGCTGTGGCTCTGTTTCGTCCTCTTCTGGGCGCTGCAGATCGCGATCATCTACCGCGGCATGGACTTCCTGCGGCACTTCGAGAACTGGGCCGCGCCCTTCGTGATCGTCGGCGCGCTCGTGCTGCTGATCTGGATCGCGGTCAAGGCCGACGGCTTCGGCGCGCTGCTCGACCAGCCCTCCAAGCTCGGCTGGGGCCCCGACTTCTGGCCGGTCTTCTTCCCGTCGCTCATGGGCATGATCGGCTTCTGGGCCACGCTCTCCCTGAACATCCCCGACTTCACCCGCTTCGGCGCCAGCCAGAAGGCGCAGACCTGGGGTCAGTCCCTCGGCCTGCCCACCACGATGACCCTCTTCGCCGTCCTCGCCGTGCTGGTCACCTCCGGCTCCGAGGTCGTCTACGGCGAGGCCATCTGGGACCCGGTCACGCTGGCCGCCAAGGCCGACAACGTCTTCGGACTCCTCTTCGCCCTGATCACCGTGCTGGTCGCCACCATCTCCGTGAACATCGCGGCGAACGTGGTCTCACCGGCGTACGACCTGGCGAACCTCGCGCCGAAGCTCATCAACTTCCGTACGGGCGCGCTGATCACGGGTGTCGTCGGCATCCTGATCTTCCCGTGGAAGCTGATCTCCACGCCCGAGTTCTACATCTTCACCTGGCTCGGCGTGGTCGGCGGTCTGCTCGGCACGGTCGCGGGCATCCTCATCGCCGACTACTGGATCATCCGCCGTACCGTCCTGCACCTCGTGGACCTGTACACGCCCGGGGGCCGCTACTGGTACTCCAACGGCTGGAACTGGCGCGCGATCGTGGCCTTCGTGGTCGGTGGCGTCCTCGCGGTCGGCGGTTCGTACTCGACCGTGTCCGCGGACGGCGTCTCGTCGGGGCCGTTCCCGGCCGACGGCATCATCCCGTTCCTCAAGCCGCTCGCCGACTACGGCTGGGCGGTGGGTCTGGGCGCGTCGATGCTGCTGTACGTGGCGCTGATGGCCGGCCACAAGGAGCCTGAGACGACCCCCTGA
- a CDS encoding TIGR03842 family LLM class F420-dependent oxidoreductase, whose protein sequence is MDFGLVLQTDPPASRVIELMKRAENNGFTYGWTFDSAVLWQEPFVIYSQILSSTTKLTVGPMVTNPGTRTWEVTASTFATLNDMFGNRTVCGIGRGDSAMRVAGRTPNTLARISQAMKVIRALGSGQEADLGGTVVKFPWIKEDAELPVWMAAYGPKALKMTGEEADGFILQLSDLYLTEYMVKAVKDAAVAAGRDPSEVKICVAAPAYITEDDSPEALAHAREQCRWFGGMVGNHVADLVSKYGEHSAAVPEELTDYIKAREGYDYSHHGRADNPDTQFVPDEIVDRFCVIGTPEAHIEKINALRALGVDQFAVYDMHDAQERVIDVYGSTVIPALNG, encoded by the coding sequence ATGGACTTCGGACTCGTCCTGCAGACCGACCCGCCGGCCTCGCGTGTCATCGAGCTGATGAAGCGCGCCGAGAACAACGGCTTCACATACGGCTGGACCTTCGACTCCGCCGTGCTGTGGCAGGAGCCGTTCGTCATCTACAGCCAGATCCTCTCCAGCACCACGAAGCTGACGGTCGGTCCGATGGTGACCAACCCGGGCACCCGCACCTGGGAGGTCACCGCCTCGACCTTCGCCACGCTCAACGACATGTTCGGCAACCGCACGGTCTGCGGCATCGGCCGCGGCGACTCGGCGATGCGCGTCGCGGGCCGTACCCCGAACACGCTGGCGAGGATCAGCCAGGCGATGAAGGTCATCCGGGCGCTGGGCTCGGGCCAGGAGGCCGACCTCGGTGGCACGGTCGTCAAGTTCCCCTGGATCAAGGAGGACGCCGAACTCCCGGTCTGGATGGCCGCGTACGGCCCCAAGGCCCTGAAGATGACCGGCGAGGAGGCCGACGGCTTCATCCTCCAGCTGTCCGACCTCTATCTGACCGAGTACATGGTCAAGGCGGTCAAGGACGCGGCCGTGGCCGCCGGGCGTGACCCGTCCGAGGTGAAGATCTGCGTGGCCGCCCCCGCGTACATCACCGAGGACGACTCGCCCGAGGCGCTGGCCCACGCGCGCGAGCAGTGCCGCTGGTTCGGCGGGATGGTCGGCAACCACGTCGCCGACCTGGTGTCGAAGTACGGCGAGCACTCCGCGGCCGTACCGGAGGAGCTGACGGACTACATCAAGGCCCGCGAGGGGTACGACTACTCCCACCACGGGCGCGCCGACAACCCCGACACCCAGTTCGTGCCGGACGAGATCGTCGACCGGTTCTGCGTCATCGGCACCCCCGAGGCGCACATCGAGAAGATCAACGCGCTGCGCGCGCTGGGCGTGGACCAGTTCGCCGTGTACGACATGCATGACGCGCAGGAGCGGGTGATCGACGTCTACGGCTCGACGGTCATCCCGGCGCTCAACGGCTGA
- the hydA gene encoding dihydropyrimidinase, which produces MTGRTLIRGGLVITASDEIHADVLIEDGRVAALAAAGTPAAEAWTAERVIDATGKYVIPGGVDAHTHMELPFGGTFAADTFETGTRAAAWGGTTTIVDFAVQSVGHSLREGLDAWHAKAEGNCAIDYAFHMIVSDVNQDTLKEMDLLVQEGVTSFKQFMAYPGVFYSDDGQILRAMQRSAENGGLIMMHAENGIAIDVLVEQALARGETDPRYHGEVRKALLEAEATHRAIKLAQVAGAPLYVVHVSAMEAVAELARARDEGLNVFGETCPQYLFLSTDNLAEPDFEGSKYVCSTPLRPKEHQAKLWRGLRTNDLQVVSTDHCPFCFVGQKELGRGDFSKIPNGLPGVENRMDLLHQAVVDGHISRRRWIEIACATPARMFGMYPKKGTIAPGADADIVIYDPHTEQVMSAETHHMNVDYSAYEGKRTTGRVETVLSRGELVIDQRKFAGRTGHGLYTPRSTCQYLH; this is translated from the coding sequence ATGACCGGCCGTACCCTGATCCGCGGCGGTCTCGTCATCACCGCGTCCGACGAGATCCATGCCGACGTCCTGATCGAGGACGGCCGCGTCGCCGCCCTCGCTGCCGCAGGCACCCCGGCCGCAGAGGCCTGGACCGCCGAGCGGGTCATCGACGCCACCGGCAAGTACGTCATCCCGGGCGGTGTCGACGCCCACACCCACATGGAGCTGCCCTTCGGCGGCACCTTCGCCGCGGACACCTTCGAGACCGGCACCCGGGCCGCCGCCTGGGGCGGTACGACGACGATCGTCGACTTCGCCGTGCAGAGCGTCGGCCACAGCCTGCGCGAGGGCCTGGACGCCTGGCACGCCAAGGCGGAGGGCAACTGCGCGATCGACTACGCCTTCCACATGATCGTGTCCGACGTGAACCAGGACACGCTCAAGGAGATGGACCTGCTGGTGCAGGAGGGCGTCACCTCCTTCAAGCAGTTCATGGCCTACCCGGGCGTCTTCTACAGCGACGACGGCCAGATCCTGCGCGCCATGCAGCGCTCCGCCGAGAACGGCGGCCTGATCATGATGCACGCGGAGAACGGCATCGCGATCGACGTCCTCGTCGAGCAGGCACTGGCGCGTGGCGAGACCGATCCCCGCTACCACGGCGAAGTGCGGAAGGCCCTGCTCGAAGCGGAGGCCACCCACCGCGCCATCAAGCTGGCCCAGGTAGCCGGCGCCCCCCTGTACGTCGTCCACGTCTCGGCGATGGAGGCAGTCGCCGAGCTGGCCCGGGCACGTGACGAGGGGCTCAACGTCTTCGGCGAGACCTGCCCGCAGTACCTGTTCCTCTCCACGGACAACCTCGCCGAGCCGGACTTCGAGGGCTCCAAGTACGTGTGCTCCACCCCGCTGCGGCCCAAGGAGCACCAGGCCAAGCTCTGGCGCGGCCTGCGCACGAACGACCTCCAGGTGGTCTCCACCGACCACTGCCCCTTCTGCTTCGTCGGTCAGAAGGAGCTGGGCCGCGGCGACTTCTCCAAGATCCCCAACGGTCTGCCGGGTGTCGAGAACCGGATGGACCTGCTGCACCAGGCGGTCGTCGACGGACATATCTCGCGCCGCCGCTGGATCGAGATCGCCTGCGCGACCCCGGCCCGGATGTTCGGCATGTACCCGAAGAAGGGCACGATCGCGCCGGGCGCGGACGCCGACATCGTCATCTACGACCCGCACACCGAGCAGGTCATGTCCGCCGAGACGCACCACATGAACGTCGACTACTCGGCGTACGAGGGCAAGCGCACCACCGGCCGGGTCGAGACGGTCCTCTCGCGCGGCGAACTCGTCATCGACCAGCGGAAGTTCGCGGGGCGCACCGGCCACGGCCTGTACACGCCCCGCTCAACTTGCCAGTACCTCCATTGA
- a CDS encoding aspartate aminotransferase family protein, whose protein sequence is MTDELLGRHKAVLPDWLALYYADPMEITHGEGRHVWDAQGNKYLDFFGGILTTMTAHALPEVSKAVSEQAGRIIHSSTLYLNRPMVELAERIAQMSGIPDARVFFTTSGTEANDTALMLATTYRQSNQILAMRNSYHGRSFSAVGITGNKGWSPTSLSPLQTLYVHGGVRTRGPYADLSDADFITACVADLEDLLGHGRPPAALIAEPIQGVGGFTSPPDGLYAAFREVLGRHGVLWIADEVQTGWGRTGDNFWGWQAHGQNGPPDIMTFAKGIGNGMSIGGVVARAEVMNCLDSNSISTFGGTQITMAAGLANLAYLVEHDLQGNARRVGGLLIERLRAITAQIPAVKEVRGRGLMIGIELVKPGTEEANPEAAAAVLEAARQEGLLIGKGGGHNTSALRIAPPLSLTVAEAEEGAEALERALRSIP, encoded by the coding sequence GTGACCGACGAACTGCTCGGACGCCACAAGGCCGTACTGCCCGACTGGCTCGCGCTCTACTACGCGGACCCGATGGAGATCACCCACGGCGAGGGCCGCCATGTCTGGGACGCCCAGGGCAACAAGTACCTCGACTTCTTCGGCGGCATCCTCACCACGATGACGGCGCACGCGCTGCCCGAGGTCTCCAAGGCGGTGAGTGAGCAGGCCGGGCGGATCATCCACTCCTCGACGCTCTACCTCAACCGGCCGATGGTCGAACTCGCCGAGCGGATCGCGCAGATGTCCGGCATCCCGGACGCCCGCGTCTTCTTCACCACCTCCGGCACCGAGGCCAACGACACCGCGCTGATGCTCGCGACGACGTACCGGCAGAGCAACCAGATACTGGCGATGCGCAACAGCTACCACGGCCGCTCCTTCAGCGCGGTCGGCATCACCGGCAACAAGGGCTGGTCCCCGACCTCGCTGTCACCGCTCCAGACGCTGTACGTGCACGGCGGCGTCCGGACGCGCGGCCCGTACGCCGACCTGAGTGACGCCGACTTCATCACGGCCTGCGTCGCCGACCTGGAGGACCTGCTCGGCCACGGCCGCCCGCCGGCCGCGCTGATCGCGGAGCCGATCCAGGGCGTCGGCGGTTTCACCTCCCCGCCGGACGGCCTGTACGCGGCCTTCCGGGAGGTGCTCGGGCGGCACGGCGTGCTGTGGATCGCGGACGAGGTGCAGACCGGGTGGGGCCGTACCGGCGACAACTTCTGGGGCTGGCAGGCGCACGGGCAGAACGGGCCGCCGGACATCATGACCTTCGCCAAGGGCATCGGCAACGGCATGTCCATCGGCGGTGTCGTCGCCCGCGCCGAGGTCATGAACTGCCTGGACAGCAACTCGATCTCGACCTTCGGCGGCACCCAGATCACCATGGCCGCCGGCCTCGCCAACCTGGCCTACCTGGTCGAGCACGACCTCCAGGGCAACGCGCGCCGCGTCGGCGGACTGCTCATCGAGCGGCTGAGGGCGATCACCGCCCAGATCCCGGCGGTGAAGGAAGTACGCGGCCGGGGCCTCATGATCGGCATCGAGCTGGTCAAGCCCGGCACCGAGGAGGCGAACCCGGAGGCCGCGGCCGCCGTCCTCGAGGCCGCTCGCCAAGAGGGCCTCCTGATCGGCAAGGGCGGCGGCCACAACACCAGCGCGCTGCGTATCGCGCCCCCGCTGTCGCTGACCGTCGCCGAGGCCGAGGAGGGCGCCGAAGCCCTCGAACGTGCTCTGAGGAGCATTCCGTAG
- a CDS encoding nitrilase-related carbon-nitrogen hydrolase — protein sequence MSRVIRAAIFQTAWTGDKESMIQVHEQAARDAAAQGAQVLCFQELFYGPYFCQVQDKAFYEYAEQIPDGPIVKRFQALAKELGLVLVLPMYEEEQPGVLYNTAAVIDSDGKYLGKYRKHHIPQVPGFWEKFYFRPGNVGWPVFETAVGKIGVYICYDRHFPEGWRALGLGGAEIVFNPSATSRGLSRYLWQLEQPASAVANEYFIGAINRVGVEELGDNDFYGTSYFVDPEAQFVGEVASDKETELVVRDLDLAKLREVRDRWQFFRDRRPDAYAPLTAP from the coding sequence ATGAGCAGAGTCATCCGCGCAGCCATCTTCCAGACGGCCTGGACCGGCGACAAGGAGTCGATGATCCAGGTCCACGAGCAGGCGGCCCGCGACGCGGCCGCGCAGGGTGCTCAGGTCCTGTGCTTCCAGGAGCTGTTCTACGGGCCCTACTTCTGCCAGGTCCAGGACAAGGCGTTCTACGAGTACGCCGAGCAGATCCCCGACGGCCCCATCGTCAAGCGCTTCCAGGCGCTCGCCAAGGAGCTGGGCCTCGTCCTCGTCCTGCCGATGTACGAGGAGGAGCAGCCGGGCGTCCTCTACAACACCGCCGCCGTGATCGACTCGGACGGCAAGTACCTCGGCAAGTACCGCAAGCACCACATTCCGCAGGTGCCCGGCTTCTGGGAGAAGTTCTACTTCCGTCCCGGGAACGTCGGCTGGCCGGTCTTCGAGACCGCCGTCGGCAAGATCGGCGTCTACATCTGCTACGACCGGCACTTCCCGGAGGGCTGGCGCGCACTGGGGCTCGGCGGTGCCGAGATCGTGTTCAACCCGTCGGCCACCTCGCGCGGCCTGTCCCGCTATCTGTGGCAGCTGGAGCAGCCGGCGTCCGCCGTCGCCAACGAGTACTTCATAGGCGCCATCAACCGGGTCGGCGTCGAGGAACTCGGCGACAACGACTTCTACGGGACCTCGTACTTCGTGGACCCGGAGGCCCAGTTCGTCGGCGAGGTGGCCAGCGACAAGGAGACCGAACTCGTCGTCCGCGACCTGGACCTGGCCAAGCTCCGCGAGGTCCGCGACCGCTGGCAGTTCTTCCGGGACCGCCGCCCGGACGCGTACGCCCCGCTGACGGCGCCGTAA
- a CDS encoding DUF4232 domain-containing protein, with protein sequence MIPIHGRTASLAALVAALTLAVGGCGLSAEVDRELDPDRAVPSVSAASAGTGQPEGLRVSEPPDATASGLEVWPTGGASADPTAACPSSGVRMLPDLVEAAMGLRAMGVTLTNCGTKPYTVNGYPFLQVLDEGGEPYDDVRVLQGPQDITSGVPDPGPHKVTLRPGESARTSLVWRNTVTEADVPAVNAPYLRIAPLAGRPAEVLTPEGGIDLGNTGRLGATAWTKAAERS encoded by the coding sequence ATGATCCCGATACACGGCCGTACGGCCTCCCTCGCGGCCCTGGTCGCGGCGCTGACCCTGGCCGTCGGCGGCTGCGGACTCTCGGCGGAGGTCGACCGCGAGCTCGACCCCGACCGCGCGGTGCCCTCGGTGTCGGCCGCGTCGGCGGGAACGGGACAACCCGAGGGCCTGCGCGTCTCCGAACCGCCGGATGCCACGGCGTCGGGGCTGGAGGTGTGGCCGACCGGGGGCGCGTCGGCCGACCCGACGGCCGCCTGCCCGTCCTCCGGGGTGCGGATGCTGCCCGACCTCGTCGAGGCCGCGATGGGGCTGCGGGCGATGGGCGTGACGCTCACCAACTGCGGCACGAAGCCGTACACCGTCAACGGCTATCCCTTCCTTCAGGTGCTCGACGAGGGAGGCGAGCCCTACGACGACGTACGCGTACTCCAGGGCCCGCAGGACATCACCTCCGGTGTGCCCGACCCGGGCCCGCACAAGGTGACCCTGAGGCCCGGCGAGTCCGCCAGGACCTCACTGGTCTGGCGCAACACGGTCACCGAGGCGGACGTGCCCGCCGTCAACGCCCCGTACCTGCGCATCGCCCCGCTCGCGGGCCGGCCTGCCGAGGTCCTCACCCCCGAGGGCGGCATCGACCTCGGCAACACGGGGCGCCTCGGCGCGACGGCGTGGACGAAGGCCGCCGAACGGTCATGA
- a CDS encoding PucR family transcriptional regulator — protein MTTALEPALSVRQVLNLDRVLAGEPEVVAGAGQLDRPVRWVHVAEAADVGVMLTGGEMVLTTGVLLAGNEEAQAEYIRSLHRAEAAAVVLGLGRAFPTPPDVMRRAAERCGLPMVVLHRPFPFAELTEEVQSRLVRRKFAAVSLSEAVRTALTGLITAGAPLQRLLDEIAKHAGCPLVVTNLAHRVLATAGERSAVDDVLRDWERISRQAGGSEGDGWARAELGGRGERWGQIVLCGYRGDTATGRLLADRAAEALVLHRMLGGSAHSWEEQSAQGLLTDLVSGVVPARQLLPRARAAGLPVNRRTFVPLVVRDGDPAQLDRVLRMLGLSGLVAELAEGATAVLLSLARDQDAAALTAHFATRLRSESGVRRTVVAAAEARVTWEDVPGGLREARHVADAVAQSATAGLDLPVVVRLRDVHLRGLVRLLRDDPHVQAFAERELDGLLCGDGHAEQDLLPVLRTYLATGRNKSHTAQLHHVSRPALYRRLEAIEARLGVDLDDFEQAASVHIALLAHDAQQG, from the coding sequence ATGACCACCGCCTTGGAACCCGCCCTGTCGGTACGCCAGGTCCTCAACCTGGACCGGGTCCTCGCCGGAGAGCCCGAGGTGGTGGCCGGGGCCGGCCAGCTCGACCGGCCCGTGCGCTGGGTGCACGTGGCCGAGGCCGCCGACGTGGGCGTGATGCTCACCGGCGGCGAGATGGTCCTCACCACCGGCGTCCTGCTCGCCGGGAACGAGGAGGCCCAGGCCGAGTACATCCGCTCCCTGCACCGGGCCGAGGCCGCGGCGGTCGTCCTCGGTCTCGGCCGGGCCTTCCCGACGCCGCCCGACGTGATGCGCCGGGCGGCCGAGCGGTGCGGGCTGCCCATGGTGGTGCTGCACCGGCCGTTCCCCTTCGCCGAGCTGACCGAAGAGGTCCAGTCCCGGCTCGTACGACGGAAGTTCGCGGCCGTGAGTCTCTCGGAGGCCGTACGGACGGCACTCACCGGACTCATCACGGCCGGCGCCCCGCTGCAACGGCTGCTCGACGAGATCGCCAAGCACGCGGGCTGCCCGCTCGTCGTCACCAACCTCGCCCACCGCGTCCTCGCCACGGCGGGGGAGCGGTCGGCGGTCGACGACGTGTTGCGCGACTGGGAGCGCATCTCCCGGCAGGCGGGCGGCAGCGAGGGCGACGGCTGGGCGCGGGCAGAGCTGGGCGGGCGCGGGGAGCGCTGGGGACAGATCGTGCTGTGCGGGTATCGCGGGGACACCGCCACCGGGCGGCTGCTCGCCGACCGGGCCGCCGAAGCCCTCGTCCTGCACCGCATGCTCGGCGGCTCGGCGCACTCGTGGGAGGAGCAGTCCGCGCAGGGCCTTCTGACGGACCTCGTCTCCGGGGTCGTACCGGCCCGCCAGCTGCTGCCGAGGGCACGGGCGGCCGGGCTCCCGGTCAACCGCCGCACCTTCGTGCCGCTCGTCGTACGGGACGGGGACCCGGCCCAACTCGACCGCGTACTGCGGATGCTGGGCCTGTCCGGGCTCGTCGCCGAACTGGCGGAAGGCGCCACCGCCGTACTCCTCAGCCTCGCCCGGGACCAGGACGCGGCCGCGCTCACCGCGCACTTCGCGACCCGGCTGCGGTCGGAGTCGGGGGTGCGCAGGACGGTCGTCGCGGCCGCCGAGGCCCGGGTCACCTGGGAGGACGTGCCGGGCGGGCTGCGCGAGGCGCGGCATGTGGCGGACGCCGTCGCCCAGTCGGCGACGGCCGGGCTCGACCTGCCGGTCGTGGTACGGCTGCGGGACGTCCATCTGCGCGGCCTGGTCCGGCTGTTGCGGGACGACCCGCACGTACAGGCCTTCGCCGAGCGGGAGCTGGACGGGCTGCTGTGCGGCGACGGGCACGCCGAGCAGGATCTGCTGCCCGTGCTGCGGACCTATCTCGCCACCGGCCGCAACAAATCGCACACGGCTCAGCTGCACCATGTGAGCCGGCCCGCGCTGTACCGCCGTCTTGAGGCCATAGAGGCCCGCCTCGGCGTGGACCTCGACGACTTCGAACAGGCCGCGTCCGTCCACATCGCCCTCCTCGCCCACGACGCGCAACAGGGCTGA